In Sphingomonas sp. LT1P40, the following are encoded in one genomic region:
- a CDS encoding Xaa-Pro dipeptidase, producing MTARFIYCVTAFLLLLATPAAAQTSYVHAGKLIDVLTDAVRTDQLITIRDERIVAVGPWTGAPSDGPVTDWSKLTVLPGLIDMHTHLADFADSNPGSVLMHSAAEAALKGADNARATLRAGFTTVHDVGAYRGLTDVALRDAINAGWVPGPRMNVVGAYITVPGGGGDITGFAPDVGVPSDMRFGVSATPDDVRRNVRFLLQKRVDSIKLIASGAVLAVGSEPGRLELSVEQIRAAVEETRANGGYVTAHAHGAEAIKVALREGVRSIEHASLIDADGIALAKAKGAWLVMDIYNGDYIDTEGRKAGWPAEYLRKNLETTDAQRVGFRAAVKAGVKIAYGTDAGVYPHGQNARQFAYMVRYGMTPMQAIQSATTVAAQALRWEKDIGAITPGRFADMVAVAGDPLADIGVLEDVAAVMKSGVVVR from the coding sequence ATGACAGCACGATTCATTTACTGCGTCACGGCCTTCCTCCTGCTTCTCGCCACGCCTGCAGCGGCGCAGACCAGTTATGTCCATGCGGGCAAGCTGATCGACGTGCTGACGGACGCAGTCCGCACCGACCAGCTTATTACGATCCGGGACGAACGCATCGTCGCGGTCGGCCCGTGGACTGGCGCGCCGAGCGATGGCCCGGTGACCGACTGGTCGAAACTCACCGTCCTGCCCGGCCTGATCGACATGCACACCCATCTCGCCGACTTCGCCGACTCGAACCCCGGATCGGTGCTGATGCATTCGGCGGCAGAGGCGGCGCTGAAGGGGGCAGACAATGCGCGCGCGACGCTGCGTGCCGGCTTCACCACCGTCCATGACGTCGGCGCTTATCGCGGCCTGACCGATGTCGCCCTGCGCGATGCAATCAACGCCGGTTGGGTGCCGGGTCCGCGCATGAACGTCGTCGGCGCATACATCACCGTGCCCGGCGGCGGCGGCGACATCACCGGCTTCGCGCCCGATGTCGGCGTGCCCTCCGACATGCGCTTCGGCGTGTCCGCGACCCCCGACGATGTCCGCCGCAACGTCCGCTTCCTGCTCCAGAAGCGCGTCGATTCGATCAAGCTGATCGCCAGCGGCGCAGTGCTGGCGGTGGGCAGCGAGCCGGGTCGGCTGGAACTGTCCGTCGAACAGATCCGCGCTGCCGTCGAGGAAACCCGCGCGAACGGCGGCTACGTTACCGCGCACGCGCACGGGGCCGAGGCGATCAAGGTCGCGCTGCGCGAGGGCGTTCGCTCGATCGAACATGCCAGCCTGATCGATGCCGATGGGATCGCGCTCGCCAAGGCCAAGGGCGCGTGGCTGGTCATGGACATCTATAATGGCGACTATATCGACACCGAAGGCCGCAAGGCGGGTTGGCCCGCCGAATATCTGCGCAAGAATCTGGAAACCACCGACGCGCAGCGCGTCGGCTTTCGCGCGGCGGTAAAGGCGGGGGTGAAGATCGCCTATGGCACCGACGCCGGCGTCTATCCGCACGGCCAGAACGCTCGGCAATTCGCCTATATGGTCCGCTATGGCATGACGCCGATGCAGGCGATCCAGTCCGCCACGACCGTCGCCGCACAGGCGCTGCGCTGGGAAAAGGATATCGGTGCCATTACCCCGGGACGGTTCGCAGACATGGTCGCCGTAGCCGGCGATCCGCTGGCCGATATCGGTGTGCTCGAGGATGTGGCGGCGGTGATGAAAAGCGGTGTCGTGGTGCGCTGA
- a CDS encoding PAS domain-containing protein, giving the protein MDTARGLDDRLDTGPDDTEADDSGVNEHRLDIGTDERRMHVRAYNHWVSLLRGRAYPAIEDLDPESIIDFGPHSVLLDFSGGIENPAIRYLGRSLREECGVGADIVHVGEVPSRSLLSRLTDHYLQIIANRAPIGFEAEFVGQRGHNTLYRGILMPYSSDEDAIDFIYGVINWKEMVDAETQARLEREVEAARRAVPLPTSATPVWADGPSAGISADVPEPAFEHDLVPHDDVTTVPETLAARLMLARESAAAARAADTRSRSSLYRALSRAYDFACAADTDADSYAVLLADADITVQARAPMTAAAKLVFGTGYDKTRLTEFAAVLSHAQRNEVPEGSLDAFLTAAPGGIKAVVKAERALRKPAVQPDLFERAREELRLRPSLGHVEIAAGDHEFVVLLARAGTDGMLEVVANLDDDTALAERAVRKAAA; this is encoded by the coding sequence ATGGATACCGCCCGCGGACTCGACGACCGCCTCGATACCGGCCCGGATGACACCGAAGCGGACGATTCCGGCGTCAACGAACACCGGCTCGATATCGGCACCGATGAGCGGCGCATGCATGTGCGCGCGTATAATCATTGGGTGTCGCTGCTGCGCGGTCGCGCCTATCCGGCGATCGAAGATCTCGATCCCGAAAGCATTATCGATTTCGGCCCGCACAGCGTGCTGCTCGACTTTTCGGGCGGAATCGAGAACCCGGCAATTCGCTATCTCGGCCGTTCGCTGCGCGAGGAATGCGGCGTCGGTGCCGACATTGTCCATGTCGGCGAAGTGCCCAGCCGTTCTTTGCTGTCGCGGCTCACGGACCATTATCTTCAGATCATCGCCAACCGCGCACCGATCGGCTTCGAGGCCGAATTCGTCGGGCAACGCGGCCACAACACCCTCTATCGCGGCATCCTGATGCCCTATTCCTCGGACGAGGATGCCATCGATTTCATCTATGGCGTCATCAACTGGAAGGAAATGGTCGATGCCGAGACCCAGGCACGGCTGGAGCGTGAGGTCGAGGCGGCCCGCCGCGCCGTCCCGCTGCCGACCAGCGCCACGCCGGTATGGGCCGACGGCCCCAGCGCCGGGATCAGCGCCGACGTGCCTGAACCCGCGTTCGAGCATGACCTGGTGCCGCATGACGACGTCACCACGGTCCCGGAAACGCTCGCCGCCCGTCTGATGCTCGCGCGCGAAAGCGCCGCCGCCGCCCGCGCCGCCGATACGCGCAGCCGCTCGTCGCTCTATCGCGCACTGTCCCGTGCTTATGATTTCGCCTGCGCCGCCGACACCGATGCCGACAGCTATGCCGTGCTGCTTGCCGACGCCGACATCACGGTCCAGGCACGCGCGCCGATGACGGCGGCGGCCAAGCTCGTTTTCGGCACCGGCTATGACAAGACCCGCCTCACCGAATTCGCCGCCGTGCTCAGCCATGCGCAGCGTAACGAAGTACCGGAAGGCAGCCTCGACGCCTTCCTCACTGCCGCACCCGGCGGGATCAAGGCGGTGGTCAAGGCCGAACGCGCGCTGCGCAAGCCCGCTGTCCAGCCCGATCTGTTCGAGCGTGCACGCGAGGAATTGCGGTTGCGCCCCTCGCTCGGTCATGTCGAGATCGCGGCGGGCGACCATGAATTCGTGGTCCTGCTCGCGCGAGCCGGAACCGACGGCATGCTGGAGGTCGTCGCCAATCTCGACGACGACACCGCGCTGGCCGAGCGAGCAGTGCGCAAGGCGGCGGCTTGA
- a CDS encoding NAD-glutamate dehydrogenase domain-containing protein, protein MSKTPIKSLAEALKTRLTDGALPGELEGFDDAARAAAARFVAEAAATRAPGTPGIALETGLNEDGRAMRLAIVNDDMPFLVDSISATIAAHDIAIRRVIHPVVAVERSGDGSLAGIGSGGMRESMVYMELERADARDRTGLVRDLERNLRHVRAAVTDWPELRRAMSEDTNRVGDPEGASLLRWFQGGSMTLVGHENWHRDGSITEPSGICRADLDMPLLAEGSRQLALDWFDKGGQPPLLLKSNVISTVHRRAPLDLIIIPLRDGGTITGLSIHAGLWTSAALHSTPEEVPVLRSRIAALESKFGFDPRGHTGKALAHALTGLPHDLTTAFQPEALEAIALTAMSVTDRPRPKLVLIRSTLGRHLFAFVWLPRDDVSTGRRVAIGEMLERNANASQLSWSIDLDDGPVALLRYTLDLRGEGRMPDAAALDIELERMVRGWLPAVESALAESGLAPTRAARLALRYAAAFPFGYRNSSTPEEAARDIVRIAGLGDTDARSVRIFDSGDSLRIKLYRLGGPLPLSDAVPVFENFGFRVIEEIPTVLPGDPAAYIHDFEVTLTGKLKGEVAVVEDAIAAVLEGAAENDAFNRLIVESGIAPASVVLLRAWFRYLRQTGLSYGLVTVVEALRRAPAVAAALVDRFAAAHDPARTDGSIDAVKAADAAIAAGLDDVSAIDDDRILRALYGVIRATLRTNAFAPAAAEALAFKMDSALVPGLPAPLPWREIWVYSPRVEGIHLRAGPVARGGLRWSDRRDDFRTEILGLMKAQRVKNAVIVPTGAKGGFYPKNLPSPALDRDAWFEEGKESYRIFIRSLLSITDNIVSGAVVHPDSVVIHDGEDPYFVVAADKGTATFSDVANAIAIDRNFWLGDAFASGGSVGYDHKAMGITAKGAWISVQRHFLEMGVDVQTQPINVVGCGDMSGDVFGNGMLLSKALKLVAAFDHRHIFLDPAPDPAASWEERNRMFALPRSSWADYDPGLISKGGGIYSRTEKIIKLSPQIREVLGIEASEMEPGALISAILKAPADLIWFGGIGTYVKAAAEAHVEVGDPANDRLRVNAEELRAKAIGEGANLGVTQAARISFSLRGGRINTDFIDNSAGVDCSDNEVNIKIALNREVIENRLKIEDRNTLLVSMTDDVAHLVLEDNRLQTLALSFLENDGAVAVPSFVRLTEILESSGRLDRAVEGLATNEDFLRRAQEGRGLTRPELAVLLATSKLALQDAIEDGGLGLDPELEPDLIAAFPTAMQKKFRKAIEEHRLRGEIVATKLANRIVNRLGVLHPFELAEEEGASLRDIAMMFVVAERLFGLQPLWEAIETGAMSESARIALLEEVAVATRSQIADLLRVCRPGDSPAEVIARLKPGIAALDRQAKKLLKEEARAQSGRIAMRLEEAGAPHDLVVKIVRIFELDGAVGLADLGQRRGIDETELTHAFTQLGQALGLDWAQAVAARVVAGDPWERLLIAGLARDFQQLRLEFLARSTGDDPRAAVGSWLAEQAPRVAQFAAVVDRARKAPAPNAAMLAQIAGQARVLLGR, encoded by the coding sequence ATGAGCAAGACCCCGATCAAGTCGCTTGCCGAGGCTCTGAAGACCCGGCTTACCGATGGTGCACTCCCCGGAGAGCTTGAAGGCTTCGACGACGCCGCGCGCGCCGCCGCCGCCCGCTTTGTGGCGGAGGCCGCCGCCACCCGCGCCCCCGGCACCCCCGGCATCGCGCTGGAAACCGGCCTGAATGAAGACGGTCGCGCCATGCGCCTCGCCATCGTCAATGACGACATGCCGTTCCTGGTCGATTCGATCTCCGCCACCATCGCCGCGCACGACATCGCGATTCGGCGCGTGATTCATCCAGTGGTCGCGGTTGAGCGATCCGGCGACGGATCGCTCGCGGGCATCGGAAGCGGCGGAATGCGCGAATCGATGGTCTATATGGAACTGGAGCGCGCCGACGCCCGCGACCGCACCGGCCTCGTCCGCGATCTCGAACGCAACCTTCGCCATGTCCGTGCCGCCGTCACCGACTGGCCGGAATTGCGCCGCGCGATGAGCGAGGACACCAACCGCGTCGGCGATCCGGAGGGCGCATCGCTGCTGCGCTGGTTCCAGGGCGGCAGCATGACGTTGGTCGGGCATGAGAACTGGCACCGCGACGGCAGCATCACCGAACCGTCCGGCATTTGTCGCGCCGACCTCGATATGCCGTTGCTGGCGGAAGGGTCGCGCCAGCTCGCACTCGACTGGTTCGACAAGGGCGGTCAGCCACCGCTGTTGCTGAAGTCCAACGTCATTTCCACCGTCCATCGCCGCGCGCCGCTCGATCTGATCATCATACCGCTGCGTGACGGGGGTACGATCACCGGCCTGTCGATCCATGCCGGGCTGTGGACCAGCGCCGCGCTGCATTCGACGCCGGAGGAAGTACCGGTGCTGCGTTCGCGCATCGCCGCGCTCGAATCGAAATTCGGCTTCGATCCGCGCGGCCATACGGGCAAGGCGCTGGCGCACGCGCTGACCGGCTTGCCGCACGACCTGACCACCGCGTTTCAACCCGAGGCGCTGGAGGCGATCGCGTTGACCGCCATGTCGGTGACCGACCGCCCTCGCCCGAAACTGGTGCTGATCCGCAGCACGCTGGGCCGGCATCTGTTCGCGTTCGTGTGGCTGCCGCGCGACGATGTTTCCACCGGCCGCCGCGTCGCCATCGGCGAAATGCTGGAACGCAATGCCAATGCCAGCCAGCTCAGCTGGTCGATCGACCTTGACGATGGCCCGGTCGCATTGCTGCGCTACACGCTCGATCTGCGCGGCGAAGGGCGGATGCCCGATGCCGCCGCGCTCGATATCGAACTCGAACGCATGGTGCGCGGCTGGTTGCCTGCCGTTGAATCCGCACTGGCGGAAAGCGGCTTGGCACCTACTCGCGCCGCCCGGCTGGCACTGCGCTACGCCGCCGCCTTCCCGTTCGGTTACCGCAATTCCAGTACGCCGGAGGAGGCGGCGCGCGATATCGTCCGCATCGCCGGGCTTGGCGACACCGATGCCCGTTCGGTTCGCATCTTCGATTCCGGCGACAGCCTGCGCATCAAGCTCTATCGCCTCGGCGGCCCGCTGCCGCTGTCGGACGCGGTGCCGGTGTTCGAAAATTTCGGCTTCCGTGTGATCGAGGAAATCCCGACCGTCCTCCCCGGCGACCCCGCCGCCTATATCCATGATTTCGAGGTCACGCTGACCGGCAAGCTCAAGGGCGAAGTCGCGGTGGTCGAAGACGCCATCGCGGCGGTGCTTGAAGGCGCTGCCGAAAACGACGCCTTCAACCGTCTCATCGTCGAATCCGGCATCGCCCCCGCCTCGGTCGTGTTGCTGCGCGCGTGGTTCCGTTACCTGCGCCAGACCGGCCTGTCCTATGGTCTGGTTACGGTGGTCGAGGCTTTACGCCGCGCCCCCGCCGTCGCCGCCGCTTTGGTCGATCGCTTCGCCGCCGCGCATGATCCCGCGCGCACGGACGGCAGTATCGACGCGGTCAAGGCTGCCGACGCCGCTATCGCCGCCGGACTCGACGACGTTTCCGCGATCGACGACGACCGCATCCTGCGCGCGCTTTATGGGGTTATCCGCGCCACGCTGCGCACCAACGCCTTCGCCCCCGCCGCCGCCGAAGCGCTCGCGTTCAAGATGGACAGCGCGCTTGTCCCCGGCCTCCCCGCCCCGCTGCCGTGGCGTGAAATCTGGGTGTACTCCCCTCGCGTCGAGGGCATTCACCTGCGCGCCGGCCCTGTCGCCCGCGGTGGCTTGCGCTGGTCCGACCGCCGCGACGATTTCCGCACCGAAATTCTCGGGCTGATGAAGGCCCAGCGCGTCAAGAATGCCGTCATCGTCCCCACCGGGGCCAAGGGCGGCTTCTATCCCAAGAACCTGCCCAGCCCCGCACTCGACCGCGACGCTTGGTTCGAGGAGGGCAAGGAAAGCTACCGCATTTTTATCCGGTCGTTGCTGTCGATCACCGACAACATCGTGTCGGGCGCGGTCGTGCATCCTGACAGCGTCGTCATCCATGACGGCGAAGACCCCTATTTCGTCGTCGCGGCGGACAAGGGCACGGCGACCTTCAGCGACGTTGCCAACGCCATCGCCATCGACCGCAATTTCTGGCTGGGCGACGCCTTCGCCAGCGGCGGATCGGTTGGTTACGATCACAAGGCGATGGGCATCACTGCCAAGGGCGCGTGGATTTCGGTCCAACGCCACTTCCTGGAAATGGGCGTCGACGTTCAGACGCAGCCGATCAATGTCGTCGGTTGCGGCGACATGTCGGGCGACGTCTTCGGCAACGGCATGCTGCTGTCAAAGGCGCTGAAGCTGGTCGCCGCGTTCGACCACCGCCACATCTTCCTCGACCCCGCGCCCGATCCCGCTGCCAGCTGGGAAGAGCGCAACCGCATGTTTGCGCTCCCCCGCTCCAGCTGGGCCGATTACGATCCCGGCCTGATCTCGAAGGGCGGCGGCATTTACTCGCGCACCGAAAAGATCATCAAGCTGTCGCCGCAGATCCGCGAAGTGCTCGGCATCGAAGCGAGCGAGATGGAACCCGGCGCGCTGATCTCGGCGATCCTGAAGGCACCCGCCGACCTGATCTGGTTCGGCGGCATCGGCACCTATGTGAAGGCTGCCGCCGAAGCGCATGTCGAAGTCGGCGATCCCGCCAACGACCGGCTGCGCGTCAATGCCGAAGAACTGCGTGCCAAGGCCATTGGCGAGGGCGCAAACCTGGGCGTCACCCAAGCCGCGCGCATTTCCTTCTCGCTGCGCGGCGGACGCATCAACACCGACTTCATCGACAATTCGGCGGGCGTCGATTGCTCGGATAACGAGGTTAACATCAAGATCGCGCTCAACCGCGAGGTGATCGAGAACCGCTTGAAGATCGAGGATCGCAACACGCTGCTGGTGTCGATGACCGACGATGTCGCGCATCTGGTGCTTGAGGATAACCGCCTCCAGACGCTCGCGCTCTCCTTCCTCGAAAATGACGGCGCGGTCGCCGTGCCCAGCTTCGTGCGCCTCACCGAAATCCTCGAGAGCTCCGGCCGCCTCGACCGCGCGGTCGAGGGGCTGGCGACCAACGAGGATTTCTTGCGCCGTGCGCAGGAGGGTCGCGGCCTGACCCGGCCCGAGTTGGCGGTACTGCTCGCCACGTCGAAACTGGCGCTGCAGGACGCGATCGAGGACGGCGGCCTCGGCCTCGACCCCGAGCTCGAACCCGATTTGATCGCCGCTTTCCCGACAGCCATGCAGAAGAAGTTCCGCAAGGCGATCGAGGAACACCGGCTGCGCGGTGAGATCGTGGCGACCAAGCTCGCCAACCGCATCGTCAACCGGCTCGGCGTGCTCCACCCGTTCGAGCTGGCTGAGGAGGAAGGCGCATCGCTGCGCGACATCGCCATGATGTTCGTCGTCGCTGAACGCCTGTTCGGTCTCCAGCCGCTGTGGGAAGCGATTGAGACCGGCGCGATGAGCGAAAGCGCGCGCATCGCCCTGCTCGAGGAAGTCGCCGTCGCCACGCGTTCGCAAATCGCCGATCTGTTGCGCGTATGCCGCCCCGGCGACTCCCCGGCGGAGGTCATCGCGCGCCTCAAACCCGGCATCGCTGCGCTCGACCGGCAAGCCAAGAAGCTGCTCAAGGAAGAGGCGCGCGCGCAATCGGGCCGCATCGCCATGCGGCTGGAGGAAGCCGGCGCGCCGCACGATCTGGTCGTCAAGATCGTCCGCATCTTCGAGCTCGACGGCGCGGTCGGCCTCGCCGATCTTGGCCAGCGGCGCGGCATCGACGAAACCGAACTGACCCACGCGTTCACGCAACTGGGTCAGGCCCTAGGTCTCGACTGGGCACAGGCGGTGGCGGCCCGCGTCGTCGCGGGCGATCCGTGGGAACGCCTGCTGATCGCCGGTCTCGCCCGCGATTTTCAGCAGTTGCGCCTCGAATTTCTGGCTCGCAGCACGGGCGACGATCCACGCGCCGCAGTCGGCTCCTGGCTCGCCGAACAGGCACCGCGCGTCGCCCAGTTCGCCGCAGTGGTGGATCGCGCGCGCAAGGCACCGGCACCCAATGCCGCGATGCTGGCGCAGATCGCGGGACAGGCGCGCGTACTTTTGGGACGCTGA
- a CDS encoding PepSY-associated TM helix domain-containing protein, protein MHGTTPAPRKRSRKSFWLKQLHTWHWISSAVSLVGLLLFAITGFTLNHAAEIEGSPTVVEQKAQLPAPLLATIKPDDAPDAKKPLPTPVADWVKTNLPVTRATGIADWSSGEIYLALPRPGGDGWVAIDRETGEITTEATDRGWIAWLNDLHKGRNSGTVWKWFIDIFVLACVVFSLTGLVLLQMHAKSRPSTWPLVIAGLVIPAILAIFFIH, encoded by the coding sequence ATGCATGGAACGACCCCGGCCCCCCGCAAACGCAGCCGGAAATCCTTCTGGCTGAAGCAGCTGCACACCTGGCACTGGATCAGCTCGGCGGTCAGTCTGGTCGGGCTGCTGCTGTTCGCCATCACCGGCTTCACGCTCAATCACGCCGCCGAGATCGAAGGATCGCCAACAGTCGTTGAGCAAAAGGCGCAACTCCCCGCCCCGTTGCTCGCCACGATCAAACCCGATGACGCGCCGGATGCGAAAAAGCCGCTCCCCACCCCGGTCGCCGACTGGGTTAAAACCAACCTCCCCGTGACCCGCGCCACCGGTATCGCGGACTGGTCATCCGGCGAAATCTACCTCGCCCTTCCCCGCCCCGGCGGCGACGGCTGGGTGGCGATCGACCGCGAGACCGGCGAGATTACCACCGAAGCCACCGATCGCGGCTGGATCGCGTGGCTGAACGATCTGCACAAGGGGCGCAACAGCGGCACCGTGTGGAAATGGTTCATCGACATCTTCGTGCTCGCCTGTGTCGTGTTCTCGCTGACCGGCCTCGTGCTGCTGCAAATGCACGCGAAGAGCCGCCCCAGCACCTGGCCGCTGGTCATCGCCGGTCTCGTCATCCCCGCCATCCTCGCCATTTTCTTCATCCATTGA
- a CDS encoding DUF2271 domain-containing protein: MHIRLTGLTATALGAGLFAPGMAAAQTLDVSVTIPRLTVAEYHRPYVAIWLEKEGSPAKSLAVWYDDDMKANEGTKWLRDVRQWWRASGRTMRFPAAGVTGATKAPGTHKVSFKPPLSPGNYTLVVEAAREVGGRELLRLPFSLPKGGTVRAAGKSELGAVTLTIKR, translated from the coding sequence ATGCACATCCGCCTCACCGGCCTTACCGCCACCGCGCTCGGCGCTGGCCTGTTCGCACCCGGCATGGCCGCCGCGCAGACCCTCGATGTCAGCGTCACCATCCCGCGCCTGACCGTCGCCGAATATCACCGGCCCTATGTAGCGATCTGGCTGGAGAAAGAGGGCAGCCCGGCAAAGTCGCTGGCCGTCTGGTACGACGACGACATGAAGGCGAACGAAGGCACCAAATGGCTGCGCGACGTCCGCCAGTGGTGGCGTGCCTCGGGCCGCACGATGCGCTTCCCCGCCGCCGGTGTCACCGGCGCGACCAAGGCACCCGGCACGCACAAGGTCAGCTTCAAGCCGCCGCTCTCGCCCGGCAACTATACATTGGTGGTCGAGGCCGCACGCGAAGTCGGTGGCCGCGAACTGCTCCGCCTGCCCTTCTCGCTGCCCAAGGGCGGGACCGTCCGCGCCGCCGGAAAATCCGAACTGGGTGCCGTCACGCTCACCATCAAGCGCTAA
- a CDS encoding DUF4198 domain-containing protein, with amino-acid sequence MKLRNTLIAAAATVAIAIPATVQAHRQWMLPSLTVVSGEGDDVWVTVDAAVSNDLFYFEHQPLRADVSVLLPDGTPGEIKNKGQGRYRSTFDVQIQKRGTYKIFYATDGVMGTYKLNGEEKRLPRGTTTATLAAAIPAGATDVQTSESSNRNEIFVTAGEPTDTVFKPTGKGIELVPVTHPTDLVMGEDATFQFLLDGKPAAGLPVTVIPGGIRYRDQLRQQDLKTGADGKVTVKWTDPGMTWINVTTPRTEREEGAPPAPGGRRASYVTTLEVMAP; translated from the coding sequence ATGAAACTCCGCAACACGCTGATCGCCGCCGCCGCGACAGTCGCCATCGCCATTCCCGCCACCGTGCAGGCGCATCGCCAGTGGATGCTGCCCTCGCTCACCGTCGTCTCGGGCGAGGGCGACGATGTCTGGGTCACGGTCGACGCCGCCGTCTCCAACGACCTGTTCTACTTCGAACATCAGCCGCTGCGCGCCGATGTCAGCGTCCTCCTGCCCGACGGCACGCCGGGTGAGATCAAGAACAAGGGTCAGGGCCGCTATCGCTCGACGTTCGACGTCCAGATCCAAAAGCGTGGCACCTACAAGATCTTCTATGCCACCGACGGCGTGATGGGCACGTACAAGCTGAACGGCGAGGAAAAGCGCCTGCCGCGCGGCACCACCACCGCAACGCTTGCCGCAGCCATTCCTGCCGGTGCCACCGACGTTCAGACCAGCGAGAGCAGCAACCGCAACGAAATCTTCGTCACCGCTGGCGAACCGACCGACACCGTGTTCAAACCGACCGGCAAGGGTATCGAACTGGTCCCCGTCACCCACCCCACCGACCTTGTCATGGGTGAGGACGCGACCTTCCAGTTCCTGCTCGACGGCAAGCCTGCTGCGGGTCTGCCGGTTACCGTCATCCCCGGCGGCATCCGCTACCGCGATCAGCTCCGGCAACAGGATTTGAAGACTGGCGCGGACGGCAAGGTCACGGTCAAATGGACCGACCCCGGCATGACCTGGATCAACGTCACCACCCCGCGCACCGAGCGTGAGGAGGGCGCCCCCCCTGCCCCCGGCGGTCGCCGTGCCAGCTATGTGACGACGCTTGAGGTGATGGCGCCCTGA
- a CDS encoding FAD:protein FMN transferase, protein MRELDGVTMGTSWSAKIVDPPRGIAAEIATVLDTVITQMSQWESASQLSRINATTPGSWHPIAPEFAHVMTAALDIADRSNGAFDPAMGVPANLWGFGPSGPRSDTPTEAEITAAHTASGRDALDFDPLLLRLRRTRAVRLDLSGIAKGYAVDTVAARLRALGCADFLVEIGGELVGAGIQPDGQPWWVDLETPPGTAFAPLRIALHGIAVATSGDYARAFEADGTRYAHTIDPRTGRPITNHVVSVTVIHNQCMHADAWASALTVLGPDEGMALAEREGLAAHMLVRKAGQPRELLSLALLGMLG, encoded by the coding sequence GTGCGTGAGCTCGACGGCGTGACGATGGGGACCAGCTGGTCGGCAAAGATCGTCGATCCGCCGCGCGGCATCGCGGCGGAAATCGCCACCGTCCTCGACACCGTCATTACCCAGATGAGCCAGTGGGAGTCCGCGTCGCAGCTCAGCCGCATCAACGCCACCACCCCCGGCAGCTGGCACCCGATCGCCCCCGAATTCGCGCATGTCATGACCGCCGCGCTCGACATCGCCGATCGATCCAACGGCGCGTTCGATCCCGCTATGGGCGTTCCCGCCAATCTCTGGGGCTTCGGCCCGTCCGGCCCGCGCAGTGACACCCCCACCGAAGCCGAAATCACCGCCGCCCATACCGCCTCGGGCCGCGATGCGCTCGACTTCGATCCGCTGCTGCTTCGCCTTCGCCGCACCCGCGCCGTCCGGCTCGACCTGTCCGGCATCGCCAAGGGTTACGCCGTCGACACCGTCGCCGCGCGTCTCCGCGCGCTCGGCTGCGCTGATTTCCTCGTCGAGATCGGCGGCGAGCTGGTCGGTGCAGGCATTCAGCCCGATGGCCAGCCGTGGTGGGTCGATCTGGAGACCCCGCCCGGCACTGCGTTTGCCCCGCTACGCATCGCCCTGCACGGCATCGCCGTCGCCACCAGCGGCGACTACGCCCGCGCGTTCGAGGCGGACGGCACCCGCTATGCCCACACGATCGATCCGCGCACCGGGCGACCCATCACCAACCATGTCGTATCGGTCACCGTCATCCATAACCAATGCATGCATGCCGACGCCTGGGCCAGCGCGCTCACCGTCCTCGGCCCGGATGAGGGAATGGCGCTGGCAGAGCGCGAAGGGCTGGCGGCGCACATGCTCGTCCGCAAGGCCGGGCAGCCCCGAGAGCTGCTCTCGCTCGCGCTGCTGGGCATGCTCGGCTGA
- a CDS encoding Fe2+-dependent dioxygenase — protein sequence MMIAIPELLDVDAVARVRRIIDAAEWVDGNVTSGHQSALVKKNEQLPEGSAAAREAGAIVLDALGRSPLFFAAALPLKVFPPLFNRYGEGQTFGTHVDNAIRIQRGTEFRIRSDLSITIFLDDPAAYDGGELTVEDHFGVQRVKLPAGHAVVYPSSSLHHVTPVTRGVRVASFFWLQSMVRDDGARRILFDLDQNVQRLTGQLGGADRSVIELTGVYHNLLRRWADA from the coding sequence ATGATGATCGCCATTCCCGAACTGCTCGATGTCGACGCGGTTGCGCGGGTGCGGAGAATCATCGACGCCGCCGAATGGGTGGATGGCAACGTTACATCGGGCCATCAGTCGGCGCTGGTCAAGAAGAACGAGCAACTGCCCGAGGGGAGCGCGGCGGCACGCGAGGCAGGCGCGATCGTGTTGGATGCGCTGGGCCGCTCGCCGCTGTTCTTCGCGGCAGCACTGCCGCTGAAGGTGTTTCCACCCTTGTTCAACCGTTATGGCGAGGGACAGACGTTCGGGACGCATGTCGACAATGCGATCCGCATTCAGCGCGGGACCGAGTTCCGCATTCGCAGCGACCTGTCGATCACGATCTTTCTGGACGACCCGGCGGCCTATGATGGCGGTGAGCTGACGGTCGAGGATCATTTCGGGGTGCAGCGCGTGAAACTGCCCGCCGGACATGCGGTGGTCTATCCTTCGTCCAGCCTGCACCATGTGACGCCGGTGACGCGCGGGGTGCGGGTGGCGAGCTTCTTCTGGCTGCAGTCGATGGTCCGCGACGATGGCGCGCGGCGAATCCTGTTCGACCTGGACCAGAATGTGCAGCGGCTGACCGGGCAGCTGGGCGGGGCCGATCGGTCGGTGATCGAGTTGACGGGGGTTTATCACAATTTGTTGCGGCGCTGGGCGGACGCCTGA